Part of the Pyrobaculum calidifontis JCM 11548 genome, CTAATCCAAGAGCCGAGAGAGAAGAAGGAGGGCTAGGCGGAGGACTCCAGCGCCACTTTTACGGCCTCGCGGTGTAGGGGGGTCTGCCAGGCGTAGTGCCTCCCTATGCCCAGCTCAAGGTCCCGCTCAGGCGGCGGGGCGTCGACCCAGCCGCGGGGGTCTCTATCCCACAGCCTCACCACCAAGTTCATCTCCACCAGCCCCTCCACCAGCGCCGCCGGCGCCTCGCCGTCGTACAAGGCGTCGGGGTCCTCCACGGCCCTCCTCAGCCACTCCACCTCCCGCGCCCCCAGCCTCTTCACAAAGTCCCAAAGCCCCCTCCCCTTTGCCACATCCCTCGCCACCACGGCGGGGTCCCACCCAGACTCGTAAAGCTTGCCCAAATACCTCGGATTACCCCCAGTCCACCTCCACACCTCGTTGAATGGGGGCTTTGGGCCTGGCATCGCCCTGTACAACTCTTCGAAACCCTCCCGCGACATATTCCACATAAGCCTCAGCGAAGCCCAGTCGTGCCTCCCCACGCGGCTCCTCGTAACACCCTCGCTAGACGCCACAACGGCCACCACGCTGTCGTAGTCAGCCGGCGGATACTCAATGAAATTCAAAACCGATTTGACCAATTGCTCCACCCTGTCCAGGCCGACGGCTTGAAAGACGTCGTCGGCGAGTATGGCGATCCTCTTCTTGCCCCTCTTCAGCGCCCTAGACACCACTGCAAGCGCGAGGTCTACAAGCGCCGGCGCCGCAGGATTGACTACGCCGCCGAGCACCTCCCTCCACGTCCTCTTTACCACATCTTTCAAGTCGTCGGTGGCGACAAGCCGCTCAGCCACCTCGCCGAGAGGGTTGACATAGACGACAGAGTAGCCCCACTCCCTCAACACCTCGACGGCCTGCCTAAGGAGGGCCGTCTTACCACAGCCCTCGGGGCCGTACACCACGAGCGGAAAACGCGTCCCCCTCTCCGCGACCTCCCTAAGCTGGCCAAGCGCCACCTCGCGGTCAACAAATTCCACCTCGACCCCCCTCACAAGCCTAAGCCTGACCCTTCTCACGCCTCAGCCACGTCAACACCCTAAATACTTTGCTCAACCGCAGAGCTCCTACCGCGCGTCCAGCCGCTGGCGTCAACGCCCCTCTGACGCGCCAGCTGGTTGCCTAGCTTGGAAGTACTCCACCACTTCCTTTAGCAAGGGGATGTTGTACACAATGTCCCTCAGGGCCACCACTCCGTAGAGCTCCCCGCCTTTTAAGACGACGACCCGCCTCACGTTGTGCTCCCTCATCGCCAAAACGGCCTCGCCCACGTGAGCCTCGGCGTCCACGGCGACGAGGAGCTTAGACATGACCTGAGACACGGGAGTAGAGAGGTCTACGCCCAGCGCCAAAGCCCGGAGCACGTCCCTCTCGCCCACAATGCCCACAGGCCGCCTGGGATTAGCAGGATCAACCACAACCACAGACCCCACACCCCGCTCAACCATAAGCTCCACCACCTCCCGCAGAGGAGTGTTAGGTGTGCAGGTAACCACATTAGTCCTAGCCACAGCAACCACCTTCACACACAAGCCAACCCAAGAAAATAAAAAACTTATGCCACACACAGCCATCCACGCCCAAGCAACTACGCCGCGCCCCAAACAGCGCATAGCCAGCCGACAAGTCCACAGACCACGTAAGCCAATGAAGAAGGCGTGATTTAATACACGCAACAACCAAGCGAAAACTACGGAAAATGGGATTTTAACAAACCTTTGTACGGTTAACCCCACGCTTCCACCGTCCTTACCACTAGGTACTCCCCTGGCCCAGCCTTGAAGCCGATGAACTGTGCGTTGGGCGGCGCGGCGCAGCCAAACCTCGCCAGCACGTTGCCCGACGAGTCTCTCACGATGACGTCTCCCAGCGCGGCGAGGGGCCTAAGCTCTACCCACTGCGAGGAGGGGCTGTAGTAGCCGTAGACGCAACCCGCCGACGAGCCGCGCAAGTATAGGCCGAAGGCCTCGCCCAGCGTCAAGGTGAGGGCAACGTACTTCCCCACGCCGGTGAAATTGGCCACGTAGGTCAACGCGCCTTGCACCACCGGCGTATATGCGACGCCTCCCGCTGTGACTAGGAGGTAGTTGTAGGAGGCCCAGGCGTATCCCCTCCCGCTCCAGCCAGCTGGCGGTGTACAGGCGCTGTATGTCACTGCTAGGTCGTCCCAATAGACTTTAAATCCGCCGGAGCCTCCGCCGTCTACGGCGGCCATGGCCACTGCCAGCACTGCCCCAGGCCCGCTGAGCGATATCGACCACTGGTACTTAGACACATTCGTCATTGTGCCCAGGCTACGGAAGACGTACTGAGTCGTGTTTTGGCATGTCCCCTGGCACACCACTGTGCCAGGGCTTATGAAGGCGCTGACGGTGGTGGCGGTGCCGTCACTGCGGTAGTAGATGTACTCCCTGTCCACTGCCCCGTCTCCGTCTGTGTCTACGCCCACTGAGACGTAGGCAACGTTGTTCTGCGTATCGCCGGTGTTCCTCACGTAGAGGCCCCACACCGAGATCGAGGTGCCGAGGACAGGGATGGGCTGGGGGAGCCAGTACTGCGCCACGGCGTACACCACCCCGCCAGAGGGGACAGCCTCAGTGGCCAGAGAGGGGGGCGAAGTGGGGCTGGCGGCTCTAGTCACGTAGACGGCTGAGGCGGAGCTTTTCACAACCCTTACGGCGGGGGGTAGAGAGCAACTCCACCCCGCCATGTTAAGGTTGTCAAACCGCCCCGTGGCGGCGCCATCTTGACGCCCACTGTCGCCTACCACAAAAGCCACCTTTGTCACCACGCCGTCAATCCCCAAGTCGTTGCGCAAATTAAAGTTGGCGGAGAAGAAGGAGTAGAGCGAGCCGCTAATGGAGCCACAGGGACTTGGCACAGGGCCTAGGTCTTTTACCACGTGGCTGGCGGGCGGCGACGAGGTGCAGCTCCCCGTCCTCATGCGGTAGTCGCAGACTTTTTGACGGTTAATTACATCCCAAAGCTCAGCATTTCTATCTTGCAAGGAAGTTTGTGCATCACATATCCTCTTCACATAATAAACGTATACTTTAGAGCCGTCTGGCTTTACGACTTCGAGCTGTATGTAGGTAATTTCGTCGACGGAATTGTCGCCGTATGCTAATCTGTGCTGTACTTGTATTGTGGTGTCTGTTGATATGGCTAGGCTTGAGATATCCCATATTAGGGCCGACACGCCGTAGGCGATTGTGCTACTGCCGTCTGCCGTGATTTGCAACGTACCGCCGCTTGTGGTAACGCTACCCGTAGCCCTAACCCACTGGTCATAAGACACGCCGGGCGGGGCTAGGCCTGTGTCCCAGCCCCACGTGAGACTACGCTGTTGACAATAGTTAAACTGATCCACCACCTGCGAAGTGCCGCAGGAAAACGTCCACTGGGCGAGGCGGGACATGGGCTCAGCTGTGAAGTTGGCCACGGCCTGGCTACAGCTGCTGGCAGTGGCGTTGGCCGTGACCCAGTAGGCGGTGTTGGAGCGGGTGGCCCACCTCACTGGGGCTTGGAGCGGCGTGGGAGAGCCCGAGGACTGCGTCGGCTTGAGCTGGAGGTTTGGCCCAAGCCAAATCTCGTAGTAGCCGGGGGAGCCCCCCTCCCCCGTCTTCACGAGCCACGCCGGGGAGGGGCCGGAGAGCCGGCCCACCACGTAGTCCTCCCACCACCCAGGCATAAACTTCAGCCGGAGAGAAAGGCCAGACACGGCGAGAAGCGGGAATATCGTGGAGTTCGGAGTGAGGTAGAAGGGCGGGCAGTAGGGCGCGGCGACCGGCGGCCTGACAGCGATGAAGCGGACGAGACCAGGGCCCTGGGCGACGGCAAACACAGACTTCCCCGGCGACTCCGCGCTCCGGCCAGCCACCACCTTCAACACGACCCAGTTAGCCGGCAAAAAGCCCGGCCGGCCCACCACGCCGTCGTAAAGGACCACCCCCTTGTAGCTCGCCGTGACGCGGACAGCCACGGTAGTGCTGTTATAAGACCAGAAGGCATTAGTCACAGTGCAATTAAACGTGGCAACCCACACGGCCCGGGTTTCCCCCGGCGCCAATGTCAACGGACGCCACGCCCCCTCCTCCAAGCCCTCTACCCCTATCTGTCTGCACTGCAATAGCCTCCTGTCGTAGTCAAGGAAGTAGGTGTAGTTGAGCGGCGTGTAGCCCGGGTTGGGGTTCGTAAACCTCAGGTAGAGGTTGAAGATGGTAGAGTTGTGGGTCGAGTTGACGTAGGCCACAGTCCTATCAGCCTCAGCCCACACCCGCACCTTCCCCACCACCACGTCCACCGTCACTATGTACCCCCCTCCGTCAACCACCCTATACGTGTAGTTACCCACAACCCCCGGCGGACACGCCACACTCCCCCCTGTCGCGCGGCCACTGTCCAACACGGAGCCTCCCCTGACGACGAAGTAGTAGAGGGGCTCAGAAGCGCCGCCCACCACGCATGCCGAGCCGGTGTAGTTGAAAGATCCCCACTTCAGCGGTTTCTGCACCACGGTGGCTACGAATGTGTCGGCCGAGGCGATGAGGATGCCGTTGTAGTACGCCTCGACCCGCGCGTATATGGGGATAGGCGGAGCCCCAGCGCTGTAAAAGTAGTCGTCCTTAGTGACGCTACACACGAAGTAACCTAGATTGAGGGAGGCGGACCCCCCGGGAGGCACCACCACCGGCTCTTCGGTGTTCTTCTTGCTACATTCAATATATTGGCTGTTGCCGTAGCCGTACAACTCCGCCTTAAAGCTTGTAAATACGGCGTACCCATCGCTGGGATTGTATATATTCACATAGAGGACCACCGCCGCTTCTTTGTACAAGTCGTCTACGTACAGAAACGCGGCATTCACCCTCGGCGAGAGGGTTGCATAGCCGACGTGCACCTTAGCCAAGTAGATCCCCCCATCCCTCCTCACCGCCTTGTACACATACTCACCGGGCCCAGGGGGGCAACGGGGCTCCGTGCCCTCGTAGACGAGGCGCCCCTCCCCGTCCACCACCACGTAGTAGATCCCCGAGCCCCCCAGCCAGCACTTCAGCTGTCCCCCGGCGGTGGAGGCGTTGAACGTCGTCTCTTGGTCTACGGTGACGGCGGAGTACACCGCCGCGACGCCCTTCTGCGTCGTCGACATGAGGAAGTTGTAGAAATAGAAGAGAGACAGCACAATCACTGCAAAGGCCGTGAGGAATATGGCGAAGGAGGCGACGGTGGAGAGGCCCCTAATTCTCCACATACTCCCCCCTAGGCCCAGTCAACCTGTAACGCGCGTCCGCGCGGTATTCTAGCCGAGTGATCACACAGCCCACGCCTCCCGGCGGCACGGGCCCCCCACCCCAGCACCACGATGTCTCGCTCGCATCTACAACAGTGCCGCTTACTATGAGATAGGCCCTGTCGAAGGTGCAGGGCACCGAGCCTGTGTTCACCACGTAGAGCCGCGCCCACCCGCCGTCGTTAACCACGGCGAAAATCCTCCCCACGCACAGCTGGGAGGCCCCCTCCACCGTCAGCCGCGACACCGACGGCCCATAGACCATGTTGAAAAACACAGCCACCACAAACGCGGAAAGCGCCACAGTGACCACAAGAAGCAACACCGAGGAAAACACCTCGCTCAAACCCCTCAAAGCCATAGCCACATATACACACAAGAAGAAGTATTTTACTGTGCACCCCGCCGACGGTGCACCCCCCGACCCACACCACAAAATATATGTTACACTGAAAATACTATGCCCATGAAAACCAAAGGCCTCGAACCAATAGTCGCCGCGGTGTTGCTAATAGTCGTCGCAGTAATAGGCGCAGTGCTGGTATACCTATGGTTCTCAGGCTATGTAACAAGAGCCACCTCTCAGGCAGAACAACTATCCGCAGCCGAACAACTAAAAATAGAAGCAGTATCAAAAACAGGCACTACAGTTAGTGTAAATGTAAGAAATGTCGGAGAAGTGCCTGTTAAAATAGCTTCAGCATATGTGTTAAATGCCACAACATTAACAATGATATGTGGAGGATCTCTCACCAGCCCACAGCAAATAGACCCCGGAACTATACAAACTATAAATGTGCCGGGTACTTGTAATTTAATCGCTGGCGCCCGCTATATTGTTAAAGTGGTTACGGCGCGTGGTACTGAGGCTGCGGCTACCTTTATTTCGCCGTAGGTGTTTTAAATTCCCCTCTTTTTTTCTCCCCGTGTTTTCTTTCTTGTATGGGTGGGTTTTGTGGATTGGGCTTGGGGTTGGGGCTGTGTTGGGGGTGGTGGGGTGGCTTGGGTTTAGGAGGGCTGTGTTTGTGTACCGTCTGGAGGGGCAGATTCCGCAGGTGCTCCGCATGGTGGCGGACGCGGTGGGGGCTGGGATGGGGCTGAGGGAGGCGTTTGAGGTGGTGGCGGGGATGGGGCTGTACCCGGCGAATGCGGTTTTTAGGCGGGTGCTCTCGCTGGCGGAGGTGGGTGGGCTGGCGGTGGATGAGGCTCTTTGGAGAGTGGCCTCGGAGCTCCCCTCCCCCAATTTTAGGAGGTTTGCCCTTATCGTGGCTGAGGGGGCGAGGAGTGGTGCTAGGCTGGGGGAGGTGCTCGGCGTGGCGGCGAGGAGCTTCGCCGTGGTGGTGGACTTTAGGCGGGAGTTGTGGTCTCAGCTGAGGCCCTACGTGGCGCTTTTCTACGCCGTGGTGGCGGTGTACGTCGTCCTCGCCGACGTCTTGGTATACTTCCTACTGCCCAGCGTGGCTAAGTTCTCCGCCTCCGGGGGGCCCTGGGGAGGAGTCTCCGCCTCTGTGCCCCCGAGGGAGGAGCTTGTGCCAGTCCTCTTCCTCACGGCCCTCGTCCAGTCGGTGATCGGCGGCCTCATCGTGGGGAGGCTCGCGTACTTTAGCCCCCGGGCTGGGCTTCTGCACAGCGGCGTTGCGTCGGCGGCCTCGGCGGTGGGGCTAGTGGCCCCGGCGTGGCTTGGGTGGCAGCCATGACGTCGCCTTCCCAGATTGCAGAAGTGTTGGACGAGTACGAGGTGTCTGAGTTTGTGCATGCCGTTGTCTACGTGGATAGGGACGGGTTTAGGCGGTATAGGGCTGTGGAGCCTCCGCTGGGCGAGGAGGAGGCGGCGGCCCTCAAGAGGCTTAAGTCGGCTATTCAGAACGTGGGGGGTGTCCGCGACGGGGTGCTTAAGCTGGCGCGGGAGAGGCGGGTTGAGTACTTGGAGGAGTTGGCGAAGAGGGCGGCGTCTGAGTTTAAGATTAGGGTGGATGAGCGGGCGTGGAGGAAGGTCATGTACTACCTCCGGCGGGATCTGCTGGGGTACGGCAAGTTGGACCCCCTGTTCGCCGACCCCTTTATCGAGGATATCCACGTCGATGGGCCGGGCAGTGTGTGGATTTGGCACGCGAGGTGGGAGTCTCTGCGCACGGACGTGGCGCTGTCTGAGGAGGAGCTCGACGCCTATGTGCAGAGGCTTTCGTCGCTTGTGGGTAAGCCCGTCTCGTACGCCGACCCGGTCCTCGAGGGGATGCTCCCGGAGGGGTACCGCCTGGAGTTGGCCATTCCCCCCGTGTCGCCTAGGGGCCCCTCTTTCGTGGTTCGGAAGTACTTCGTGGAGCCCCTGACCCTGGTCGACCTTGTGAAAATGGGCACGATATCGGCGGACGCCGCGGCGTATCTGTGGCTTATGTTGGACTACGGGCGTAACATTGTGATTGTGGGGCCGACGGGTGCTGGGAAGACCACCTTGCTCAACGCCCTCCTCTACTTGGTGAGGCCGGAGGCCAAGATTCTCACCATCGAGGACACTAGGGAGATTAACATTGTCCACGACCACTGGCAGGCCTTGCTCACAAGGCCGGCGAGGGGGGAGGGGGTGCGCGACGTCTCTGCGTTTGACCTGCTGGCCGTTGCCATGAGGTCACGGCCTGACTACGTGGTGGTGGGGGAGGTGAGGGGGGAGGAGGCGTACGTCCTCTTCCAGGCCTTTGGCTCTGGCCACTCGGGCGCCACCACTATCCACGCAGAGACTATCGAGGACGCGGTTAGGCGCCTCTTGACTAGGCCCATGAACGTCCCGCCGATGCTCCTCGGCCTAGCCCACGTGTTTGTGAGAATTATGCGGGTCAAGGTGGGGGAGAGGGTGGTTAGGAGAGTGGTGGAAATCGCCGAGAACATGGGCGTCTCTAGAGGCGGGAGACCCCGGCTACACTACGTCTTTAGGTGGAACCCCGAGAAAGATGCATTGGAGCAGGTGGAGGAGAGTTTGCACCTGGAGACTATATCGAGGGCGCGGTTTGTGCCGCTTGAGCAGCTGAGGGAGGAGTACCAGCGGCGGAGGAGGCTCATCTCAATTATGGCGGAGAGGGGCTACACCTCGCCGTACGTCGTGGCGAAGATCTTCACCCGCTACCACTTAAACCCGGAGGCGGCCCTAGCCGCCGTGGAGCGGGGGGAGGTATGAGGCTGTTCTTCGAGCTTTATAGGCAGAGCGGCCTCGCGTTTAGCTACAGGCGCTACTTGGCCGCGCTGGTCCTTATCCCTCTGGCCTCCGGCGCGGCGGGGGGCGTGGCGGCCCTCTTCCTCCTGGGCCCAGTCGCCGCCTTGGCGGTGGGGCTCATGGCCGGGCTCTTGGCCTTCGCGGGGGTTGTGGCGTATCCGCTCCACCTCGTCTCGGCTAGGCGGTCGCACTTTGAGAACAACTTTGTCTACACCCTGGCCGTGATGCTCCCGCTCTTCGCCGCGGGGGTGCCCCTTGGGAGAGTGATAGCTAGGCTGGCCGAGGTGGAGGCGGACAAGTACATCGCCAGGGAGTTCGCCCTGGTGACGAGGGAGGTGGTGGTGATGGGGGCCACTCCCACGGAGGCCCTCCTACACAGCGCAGAGAGGGTGCCCAGCCAGGCGTATAGGGAGACGGTGAACCTCTTGGCCAAGGCCTCCCGGGTCACGGAGCGCGTGGACGAGGTGTTGTTGGCCAGGCTGGAGTGGATGCTCAGGGGGAAGCAGGTGAAGGCCCAGTCCCTCGTGCGGTCGCTGGCCCTCCTCTTTGAGATATACGTCGTCGCGGCGATGCTCTTGCCCATATTGGTGGCCATACTCGCCCTAGCCCTCAGCCCACTAGGCGCCCTAGAAGTGGCTGGCTTCGCACTAGACCCAGTGACTCTAATCGCCCTCACGGGGCTAATATACAGCCCACTAGTTGGAGCTGTCTTCTACATCATCTTTGATTCAAATGCAAATATATAGTTGCAGTATATACAAGGATACATACCGAAACATTTTAATATATTATGATGCAAAATAAGTCTCATGTGCTTGACCAGGGAGACCCTGGTCAAGTTTTATGGCTCGCTGAGCTTCTCGCTTAGGACGCTTATCCACCACCGGGTCCTCGCGGCGACGAAAAAGCCCTTCGACTACTTCCTCGTGGAGGAGCCATGGTCTGTCTATGGGGTTTTGGAGAGGGCAATGGGTGTCCACAACGCCGAGCTCTTCGTCTATATGTTGAAGCACTGGCTTGAGAAAAACGGTTGTCTCAAGTCTGTAGAAGATATAAGAAAATACCTTAGGGAGAGGGGGCTATGGCAGTGACTTTGCTAGATTTGGCCCTCTTAGAGCTTAGGGGCGTTACTCTTGTCTACGGCGCCGCGGGGGCTGGGAAGACCACTTTCACGGCGTGGTGGGTGCGGCGTTATGGCAAAGTGTTTTGGGTCTCGGCCTTTGAGGACGAGGCCACTTTTAGGGCGAACATGGCTAAGCTTGGCTACGAGTTTGGGGATAGGCTGGTCTTCTGGGAGGCGCCCCTCGGCGAGGCGGAGGCCTTTTTCAACGCGCTGGTAGACGCCGTGGCGAAGGAGAGACCGGAGGCACTCGTCGTGGACTCTGTCACAGCCTTTCTCCCACAGAGCGGCGTTGACCTACTTCAGAACTTGGTCTACCGCGTTGTGAGGAAGATGGGCGTGGACGTCTTTCTCACCGCTGAGGCGCACGTGGCTGAGCAGTTGACCTACCTCGCAGACAACGTGATCGAGCTCAAGTACGAGGTGTATCCCTACGGCTCTTTTAGAGAGCTTGTGGTCAGAAAGGTGCGCGGGGGGCCGGCTGGGTACACGACGCCCTTCATCATAGTAGAGGGGGAGGGCTTTGTTCCACTTGCGCCTCCCGCTGGCGGGGCGAGGCCAACGGCGCTGGAGACTGGCACTTGCATCGACAAGCTGGTCGGCGGTGTTTACAAAGGCGCCGCCACGGCCGTGGTGGGGCCTGTGGGGTCTGGGAAGACTACCATCATGCTTATGGCAGCTAAGGCGTTGATGGATAGGGGTAAGAGGGTGGCCTATGTAGACGTGGGAGGCGGCGGGTCTTTGGTTGCTGAGAAATACGGCGTGGAGACCATAGACGTGGAGCTAAACGTCACCCATCTGGTGCATACGTTACGGAGGCTAGCTGGCGTGGGCTACGACGCCGTATTTATCCGCGGGCTTGACGCCTTTGGCAGTGCATTTGGAAGAGACGCCTTTGTCCAAGCCCTTAGATATGCGACTAGAGTTTCGCGCATGGGGCCGGCCGTTGTCGCCTCGCTGAGAAGGCTCTACGGAATGGACATTCTCTTCGATGTAGTAATACGCGTAGGAGAGGACTTCGTAGAGTCGGTGCGCTCCCCAATTGGGAGACACAGAATTTCAAAGGCCGAGTGCAAACTCTAACTTTTTCCTCGCCCCGCATAAGTTCTCCGCGCTTTGGCCCTGACATGGGCATAACCTCTAACGGATGGGCCTAAGGCGCAGAGCTGAATGTATACTAGACGCGGCTATTGCTTTTAAAACCGTGGCCGCATGTAGATGTGGCAACGGTTGTTTACCCTTGGCGCGACGTTAGGGCATATGTGGAGGTTAGGCTGGAGGAGGCCCTTGCAGAGTTTGAGCTGGCTGAGAAGTTTCTCGGAGAGGGGTTGTACAGAAATGCGGCTGGGAAGGCGTTTCAGGGGTGGAAGGCGGCGTTGGCGGCGGCCGCGGCGTTGAATAGGCAGATCCTGGCGAGGCGGTTTAGCGGGCGTGTGAAGACGAGGATCGGCAAGGTGGTCGAGAGGGCGGACTGGGTCGCCGCCGTGATGCCTACTGGCCTTATGCGCGCCGTGGCTCAGATTCTCGAGGAGGTGTACGGCTTCGAGGTGGTGGCTCTCACCGACGTGGCGTTGAACATCCACGAGTTTTACTACAACGGCGTAGACGAGGCGGGCCTTTTGAGCCGCTACGCCGCCCTAGACTTAGCCGAGGCGGACATAAGGCGGTTGATACGGGAGGGGAAGAAGTTCGTTGAAAGGCTCAAGGGCGACCTTCAACAACGCCGCGGCGGTTAATTCGCTAGCCGCCCCACGAGATATCTCCCAAGGCGCAACTTGGCGGCAGGGGGTCAAATGGGCGGCGCTGGGCTGTTGAGGCGCTCTCACTGTGGTTAGGCGCGGCAGGGGCGCGGTGCAAGCGGCGGAGGTGGGTGCAGATTTTTATGTAGCACACGGTGGCTGGTGTCATGAGAGTGAAGATTAGCGACTTGAGGGAGGGGGCCATAACGCCCTTTGAGGGTGTCATCTTGATACGGCTGGGCCGAGAGGTGTATGCCTACAGG contains:
- a CDS encoding ATP-binding protein, which produces MRRVRLRLVRGVEVEFVDREVALGQLREVAERGTRFPLVVYGPEGCGKTALLRQAVEVLREWGYSVVYVNPLGEVAERLVATDDLKDVVKRTWREVLGGVVNPAAPALVDLALAVVSRALKRGKKRIAILADDVFQAVGLDRVEQLVKSVLNFIEYPPADYDSVVAVVASSEGVTRSRVGRHDWASLRLMWNMSREGFEELYRAMPGPKPPFNEVWRWTGGNPRYLGKLYESGWDPAVVARDVAKGRGLWDFVKRLGAREVEWLRRAVEDPDALYDGEAPAALVEGLVEMNLVVRLWDRDPRGWVDAPPPERDLELGIGRHYAWQTPLHREAVKVALESSA
- a CDS encoding CBS domain-containing protein, which encodes MKVVAVARTNVVTCTPNTPLREVVELMVERGVGSVVVVDPANPRRPVGIVGERDVLRALALGVDLSTPVSQVMSKLLVAVDAEAHVGEAVLAMREHNVRRVVVLKGGELYGVVALRDIVYNIPLLKEVVEYFQARQPAGASEGR
- a CDS encoding archaellin/type IV pilin N-terminal domain-containing protein; the encoded protein is MALRGLSEVFSSVLLLVVTVALSAFVVAVFFNMVYGPSVSRLTVEGASQLCVGRIFAVVNDGGWARLYVVNTGSVPCTFDRAYLIVSGTVVDASETSWCWGGGPVPPGGVGCVITRLEYRADARYRLTGPRGEYVEN
- a CDS encoding archaellin/type IV pilin N-terminal domain-containing protein: MKTKGLEPIVAAVLLIVVAVIGAVLVYLWFSGYVTRATSQAEQLSAAEQLKIEAVSKTGTTVSVNVRNVGEVPVKIASAYVLNATTLTMICGGSLTSPQQIDPGTIQTINVPGTCNLIAGARYIVKVVTARGTEAAATFISP
- a CDS encoding type II secretion system F family protein, which encodes MFSFLYGWVLWIGLGVGAVLGVVGWLGFRRAVFVYRLEGQIPQVLRMVADAVGAGMGLREAFEVVAGMGLYPANAVFRRVLSLAEVGGLAVDEALWRVASELPSPNFRRFALIVAEGARSGARLGEVLGVAARSFAVVVDFRRELWSQLRPYVALFYAVVAVYVVLADVLVYFLLPSVAKFSASGGPWGGVSASVPPREELVPVLFLTALVQSVIGGLIVGRLAYFSPRAGLLHSGVASAASAVGLVAPAWLGWQP
- a CDS encoding type II/IV secretion system ATPase subunit — encoded protein: MTSPSQIAEVLDEYEVSEFVHAVVYVDRDGFRRYRAVEPPLGEEEAAALKRLKSAIQNVGGVRDGVLKLARERRVEYLEELAKRAASEFKIRVDERAWRKVMYYLRRDLLGYGKLDPLFADPFIEDIHVDGPGSVWIWHARWESLRTDVALSEEELDAYVQRLSSLVGKPVSYADPVLEGMLPEGYRLELAIPPVSPRGPSFVVRKYFVEPLTLVDLVKMGTISADAAAYLWLMLDYGRNIVIVGPTGAGKTTLLNALLYLVRPEAKILTIEDTREINIVHDHWQALLTRPARGEGVRDVSAFDLLAVAMRSRPDYVVVGEVRGEEAYVLFQAFGSGHSGATTIHAETIEDAVRRLLTRPMNVPPMLLGLAHVFVRIMRVKVGERVVRRVVEIAENMGVSRGGRPRLHYVFRWNPEKDALEQVEESLHLETISRARFVPLEQLREEYQRRRRLISIMAERGYTSPYVVAKIFTRYHLNPEAALAAVERGEV
- a CDS encoding type II secretion system F family protein; its protein translation is MRLFFELYRQSGLAFSYRRYLAALVLIPLASGAAGGVAALFLLGPVAALAVGLMAGLLAFAGVVAYPLHLVSARRSHFENNFVYTLAVMLPLFAAGVPLGRVIARLAEVEADKYIAREFALVTREVVVMGATPTEALLHSAERVPSQAYRETVNLLAKASRVTERVDEVLLARLEWMLRGKQVKAQSLVRSLALLFEIYVVAAMLLPILVAILALALSPLGALEVAGFALDPVTLIALTGLIYSPLVGAVFYIIFDSNANI
- a CDS encoding nucleotide-binding protein; translation: MAVTLLDLALLELRGVTLVYGAAGAGKTTFTAWWVRRYGKVFWVSAFEDEATFRANMAKLGYEFGDRLVFWEAPLGEAEAFFNALVDAVAKERPEALVVDSVTAFLPQSGVDLLQNLVYRVVRKMGVDVFLTAEAHVAEQLTYLADNVIELKYEVYPYGSFRELVVRKVRGGPAGYTTPFIIVEGEGFVPLAPPAGGARPTALETGTCIDKLVGGVYKGAATAVVGPVGSGKTTIMLMAAKALMDRGKRVAYVDVGGGGSLVAEKYGVETIDVELNVTHLVHTLRRLAGVGYDAVFIRGLDAFGSAFGRDAFVQALRYATRVSRMGPAVVASLRRLYGMDILFDVVIRVGEDFVESVRSPIGRHRISKAECKL
- a CDS encoding PaREP1 family protein; the protein is MATVVYPWRDVRAYVEVRLEEALAEFELAEKFLGEGLYRNAAGKAFQGWKAALAAAAALNRQILARRFSGRVKTRIGKVVERADWVAAVMPTGLMRAVAQILEEVYGFEVVALTDVALNIHEFYYNGVDEAGLLSRYAALDLAEADIRRLIREGKKFVERLKGDLQQRRGG